A stretch of Aedes aegypti strain LVP_AGWG chromosome 2, AaegL5.0 Primary Assembly, whole genome shotgun sequence DNA encodes these proteins:
- the LOC110675124 gene encoding lipid storage droplets surface-binding protein 2-like has product MANSMLRFAIGSCLFCFGFTLFRVKDFNPLRNRASISAPLVHKFDGLLQLVKGIDRLEVSVPIIKEQPQEIHNQAKSKVLGMVKPYAEKVYELQQAFQQKAASLKELS; this is encoded by the exons atggctaacagtatgttgcgtttcgcAATTGGGAGC TGTTTATTTTGTTTCGGTTTCACTTTATTTCGCGTGAAAGACTTCAATCCCCTTCGGAACCGTGCCAGTATCTCCGCCCCGCTGGTGCATAAGTTCGACGGCCTGCTCCAGCTGGTCAAGGGCATCGACCGCCTCGAGGTGAGCGTACCGATCATCAAGGAACAACCGCAGGAGATCCACAACCAGGCAAAGTCTAAGGTCCTCGGCATGGTCAAACCCTATGCCGAGAAGGTGTACGAACTGCAACAGGCCTTCCAGCAGAAGGCAGCCTCCCTGAAAGAGCTCTCCTAG